One genomic window of Halanaerobium saccharolyticum subsp. saccharolyticum DSM 6643 includes the following:
- the thiT gene encoding energy-coupled thiamine transporter ThiT, giving the protein MENKFSTRMMAEIGVAVALAVVLNFLKLWRMPQGGSVSLEMLPILVIAFRWGLGAGMFSGLAYGLLQLMFGAYIIHPIQLIMDYPLPYMVLGAAGIFKIRKDDIIQPLRMFWAVLVASALRLIVHILSGVIFFGSYAPEGQNVWAYSTIYNASFLIPTTIVTYILLLIVMKALENK; this is encoded by the coding sequence ATGGAGAATAAATTTTCAACAAGAATGATGGCTGAGATTGGAGTTGCGGTTGCCTTAGCAGTTGTATTAAATTTTTTAAAACTCTGGCGGATGCCACAGGGAGGATCAGTAAGTCTAGAAATGCTTCCGATATTGGTAATTGCATTTCGCTGGGGTCTAGGAGCGGGAATGTTTAGCGGCCTGGCCTACGGTTTATTGCAGCTGATGTTTGGAGCTTATATTATTCATCCGATTCAGCTAATTATGGATTATCCGTTACCATATATGGTTTTAGGTGCTGCAGGAATTTTCAAAATTAGAAAAGATGATATAATTCAGCCTCTAAGAATGTTTTGGGCAGTTTTGGTGGCCTCTGCCTTAAGATTGATAGTCCATATTCTATCAGGGGTTATCTTTTTTGGCAGTTATGCTCCAGAAGGACAGAATGTTTGGGCCTACTCGACTATTTATAATGCAAGTTTTTTGATTCCGACTACTATTGTCACTTATATTTTGCTTCTAATTGTAATGAAAGCACTGGAAAATAAGTAA
- a CDS encoding SLC13 family permease has product MFLINKKNIAVLILITILIFFSLNISAQDLNTNQKVGELEVENQLNSSIIFIISLIVVILVLFIWEPMPISLMAILVPITLAVFNELSKMSVEDALSGFGNSATITVMAMFVFSAGIQRSGAVQLLGDKISNITGENPRKQIALISVLTGSTSGIVNNTPVVAALIPMVRELGRKTNVSPSKLLIPLSYTAMLGGTVTLIGTSTNLLASQVSDRMLGHPFSMFEFTGLGIIVLLFGIFYLLTVGHKLIPARLETEEDLTDEYEMKNYLTEVLIGEDCIFVGKTFNEIAEDKELDYDIIRIIRNGKQFMKPLNAKTVRVGDHLIIRAREETLLKLVKSKGMKTLPEMVVDDHSIEQPLAGETLIEVVVPAHSFLVNKTLDEINFLERYNCNVLALRRGEEITHQKMRDYRFQPGDLILLLATEKTLGRLSKNNNFIIDHEYDPNLFDRKKMYISAGILFFFILTVALNILPVAIAALSGAFLMTLSGVINKSDFFSSIDWEVYFLLSGLIPMGMAIEKSGTASYIAAKILNLADVLPAFAIAMIIYLSTSIMANVIGNNASVLLMLPIGIGTAQQLAVNPFAFVLITTFAASAAFASPVGYQTNLMVYSSGGFKFKDFIVVGAPLQILLALIVPMLVRLFWGF; this is encoded by the coding sequence ATGTTTCTAATAAATAAGAAAAATATTGCAGTATTAATTTTAATTACTATTTTGATATTCTTTTCTTTGAACATTTCAGCCCAGGACTTAAATACTAATCAAAAAGTTGGAGAGCTAGAGGTCGAAAATCAGTTGAACAGCAGTATAATATTTATAATTTCTTTAATTGTAGTGATCCTTGTTTTATTTATCTGGGAGCCAATGCCAATCAGCTTAATGGCTATTTTAGTTCCAATTACGCTTGCTGTTTTCAATGAACTGTCAAAAATGTCAGTAGAAGATGCCTTATCAGGCTTTGGTAACTCAGCTACAATTACAGTTATGGCGATGTTTGTTTTCAGTGCTGGTATTCAACGCAGTGGAGCTGTCCAGCTTTTAGGTGATAAAATATCTAACATTACAGGTGAAAACCCACGCAAACAGATTGCTTTAATTTCAGTTTTAACCGGCTCTACTTCTGGAATAGTTAATAATACTCCTGTTGTAGCTGCTTTAATTCCGATGGTTAGGGAATTAGGTAGAAAGACTAATGTTTCTCCTTCTAAATTATTAATACCGCTTTCTTACACAGCAATGTTAGGAGGGACAGTGACTTTAATCGGTACCTCAACTAATTTATTGGCAAGTCAGGTTTCAGATAGAATGTTGGGACATCCATTTTCAATGTTTGAGTTTACTGGTTTAGGAATTATCGTTCTATTGTTTGGTATTTTTTATTTACTAACAGTTGGTCATAAATTAATTCCGGCCCGACTTGAAACAGAGGAAGATTTAACTGATGAATACGAAATGAAAAATTATTTAACTGAGGTTTTAATAGGAGAAGATTGTATTTTTGTTGGTAAAACTTTTAACGAAATTGCTGAAGATAAAGAATTAGATTATGACATTATTAGAATTATTCGTAATGGAAAACAATTTATGAAACCCTTAAATGCAAAGACTGTTAGGGTAGGAGACCACTTGATCATTCGGGCTAGAGAGGAAACTTTACTAAAGTTAGTTAAAAGTAAAGGAATGAAAACTTTGCCCGAAATGGTTGTTGATGATCATTCTATAGAACAGCCACTGGCTGGTGAAACTTTGATAGAAGTTGTAGTGCCAGCGCATTCTTTTTTAGTAAATAAAACTTTAGATGAAATAAATTTTTTGGAAAGGTATAATTGTAATGTTTTAGCCCTAAGGCGCGGTGAAGAAATTACTCATCAAAAAATGCGTGATTATCGTTTCCAACCTGGAGATTTAATTTTGCTTTTAGCAACTGAGAAAACTCTGGGTCGTCTGAGTAAAAATAATAACTTTATTATTGATCACGAATATGATCCAAATTTATTTGATCGTAAAAAAATGTATATTTCAGCTGGAATTTTATTCTTTTTTATTTTGACAGTTGCCTTAAATATTTTACCAGTGGCTATTGCCGCTTTGAGTGGGGCTTTTTTAATGACTTTAAGTGGTGTTATTAATAAAAGTGACTTTTTTAGTTCTATTGACTGGGAGGTATACTTTTTATTATCAGGATTAATACCAATGGGAATGGCAATTGAAAAATCAGGCACTGCTTCCTATATTGCAGCAAAAATTTTAAATCTGGCAGATGTTTTACCGGCGTTTGCAATTGCAATGATTATTTATCTGTCAACTTCAATAATGGCGAATGTAATTGGTAATAATGCTAGTGTGCTTTTGATGCTGCCAATTGGGATTGGTACTGCTCAGCAGCTGGCAGTTAATCCTTTTGCTTTTGTTTTGATAACTACTTTTGCTGCCAGTGCAGCTTTTGCCAGTCCTGTTGGCTATCAGACAAATCTAATGGTTTATAGTTCAGGTGGTTTTAAGTTTAAGGATTTTATTGTTGTTGGAGCACCACTGCAGATTTTACTGGCTTTGATTGTTCCAATGCTGGTCAGGTTATTCTGGGGTTTTTAG
- a CDS encoding SulP family inorganic anion transporter, whose amino-acid sequence MQDIKKLFKKYSADMVSGLTTATIALPQNMAYALILGINPIYGIYASIFSMLTASIFNLSSYIIVGPTNMMAVALYSSLNNYQGENYLQVIFLTTFLIGLFQFLLVSFNLSELIKYVSHPVIVALSHGAAVLILFSQIENFTGVSVSGSNVITKGWQFISNFSQINYTNLTVGLITLILIYIIPLLKKELPEYLLAVIIMTLLTTLTGINNSIPLVGEIPKKIIDFNLIHFDFHLIGQLYTKAFSIALLGLIQTMAVLQALSLKTDEDPNFNREFRSQGISNMVISFFSSFAISASFSNTFANLSAGAKNRISQFFCAVSIIIFILFFRPLISYIPVAVLAGLVIAAALGITNLKEVIKNMKTTKGDALIFFSTFTATIVLPNLDQAIYFGVLVSLVIVLQISKKADIEMLYYDKKEDDQAYHLHHASHEDVDESEISTKQARVVDLKGAVHFSAADDLKDQLDDFFEPNTDFIIRLRNVRRIDITIIGVLEEFIDRVHENDGEIMLTGVNERLLKIFRKIGLAKKVGEGNIYLPETEYFAATNKALDFSAHEIGKKEDE is encoded by the coding sequence TTGCAAGATATAAAGAAATTATTTAAAAAGTACAGTGCTGATATGGTAAGTGGTTTAACTACTGCTACTATTGCTCTACCCCAAAATATGGCTTATGCATTAATACTGGGGATTAATCCAATTTATGGTATCTATGCTTCTATTTTTTCCATGCTGACAGCATCTATATTTAATTTATCTTCTTATATAATTGTAGGACCAACCAATATGATGGCAGTAGCTCTCTACAGTAGTTTAAATAACTATCAGGGAGAAAATTATTTGCAAGTTATTTTCTTGACTACTTTTTTAATTGGTTTATTTCAATTTTTACTGGTTAGTTTCAATTTAAGTGAATTAATTAAGTATGTATCTCATCCAGTAATTGTAGCACTTTCACATGGAGCTGCAGTTTTAATTCTTTTTTCTCAGATTGAAAATTTTACTGGGGTCAGTGTTAGTGGTTCAAATGTGATAACTAAAGGCTGGCAGTTTATTTCAAATTTTTCTCAAATTAACTATACAAATTTAACGGTAGGTTTAATTACTTTAATTTTAATTTATATTATTCCGCTGCTAAAAAAAGAACTGCCAGAGTATCTTTTAGCAGTTATTATTATGACTTTATTAACTACTTTAACAGGAATCAATAATTCTATACCTTTAGTTGGTGAAATACCAAAAAAAATTATAGATTTTAATTTAATTCATTTTGATTTTCATTTAATTGGTCAGCTGTATACTAAAGCTTTTTCAATTGCGCTGCTTGGTTTAATCCAAACTATGGCTGTACTCCAGGCTTTATCTTTAAAAACAGATGAAGATCCAAATTTTAACAGAGAATTCAGAAGTCAGGGTATTAGCAACATGGTAATCTCATTTTTTAGTTCTTTTGCTATCTCTGCTTCTTTTTCAAATACCTTTGCAAATTTAAGTGCTGGTGCCAAAAACAGGATATCACAATTTTTCTGTGCGGTTTCTATTATAATTTTTATCCTATTTTTTAGACCTTTAATTTCATATATTCCAGTAGCCGTTTTAGCAGGCCTTGTAATAGCAGCTGCTTTGGGGATTACAAATTTAAAAGAAGTAATCAAAAATATGAAAACAACCAAAGGTGATGCATTAATTTTCTTCTCAACATTTACAGCTACAATAGTTTTGCCAAATCTTGATCAGGCAATTTATTTTGGAGTTTTAGTTTCTTTAGTTATAGTTTTACAAATTTCTAAAAAAGCTGATATAGAAATGCTATATTATGATAAAAAAGAAGATGATCAGGCCTATCACCTACATCATGCAAGCCATGAGGATGTGGATGAATCTGAAATTTCAACTAAACAGGCAAGAGTTGTTGACCTTAAAGGGGCAGTTCACTTTAGTGCTGCCGATGATTTAAAAGACCAACTTGATGATTTTTTTGAACCGAATACAGATTTCATTATAAGGCTTAGAAATGTAAGAAGAATTGATATCACAATTATTGGAGTTTTAGAAGAATTTATAGATAGAGTCCACGAAAATGATGGAGAAATTATGCTAACCGGGGTCAACGAGCGTTTATTAAAGATTTTTCGAAAGATAGGTCTCGCTAAAAAGGTTGGCGAAGGCAATATCTACCTTCCGGAAACTGAATATTTTGCTGCTACAAATAAAGCACTTGATTTTAGTGCACATGAAATCGGAAAAAAAGAAGATGAGTAA
- the hydE gene encoding [FeFe] hydrogenase H-cluster radical SAM maturase HydE, with translation MNQFKIKKLVDQAYREAKLSKEEIKSILAEDINKLDYLLQKADQKRTEICGDEVHLRAIIEFSSYCKQNCHYCGLRKDNQQLERYRLRKEEIIKTSQMASELGYQTVVLQSGEDDYPAAEIAEIIKEIKKTTGMAITLSLGERDFDAYKLWREAGADRYLLKHEIASKNLYEKYHPGMSFENRIESLRYLKMLGYQIGSGVIIDLPGQTPDILAEDLLLCQKLELDMIGSGPFIPHQQTPLKGTKTGTVEMTLKFTALSRLLLPLTHIPATTALGTIDDEGRQKALKAGANVVMPNVTDGKYREQYQIYPDKICVNEEAGDCRQCIGSIISSLGRHVSQNKGHSLRK, from the coding sequence TTGAACCAGTTTAAAATCAAAAAATTAGTTGACCAAGCTTATAGAGAAGCTAAGCTAAGCAAAGAAGAGATTAAATCAATTTTGGCTGAAGATATAAACAAATTAGATTATTTATTGCAAAAAGCAGACCAGAAAAGAACTGAAATTTGTGGTGATGAGGTTCATTTGCGGGCAATTATAGAATTTTCTAGTTATTGCAAACAAAATTGTCATTATTGTGGCTTAAGAAAAGATAATCAGCAGTTAGAGCGCTACCGATTAAGGAAAGAAGAAATTATAAAAACAAGTCAAATGGCTTCTGAACTAGGTTATCAGACAGTAGTTCTGCAGTCAGGAGAGGATGATTATCCAGCTGCAGAAATAGCAGAAATCATCAAAGAGATTAAAAAAACTACCGGAATGGCAATTACTTTAAGTCTGGGAGAAAGAGATTTTGATGCATATAAACTTTGGCGTGAGGCGGGAGCAGATCGCTACCTTTTAAAACATGAGATAGCTTCTAAAAATTTATATGAAAAATATCATCCTGGAATGAGTTTTGAAAATAGAATTGAAAGCCTTAGATATTTAAAAATGTTGGGTTATCAAATTGGAAGTGGAGTTATTATCGATTTGCCGGGACAGACGCCAGATATTTTGGCAGAAGATTTATTGCTCTGTCAAAAACTAGAGCTTGATATGATTGGCTCTGGCCCTTTTATTCCTCACCAGCAAACTCCTTTAAAAGGAACTAAGACTGGTACAGTAGAAATGACACTAAAATTCACAGCTTTAAGCAGGCTACTACTTCCTTTAACTCATATTCCAGCTACTACAGCTTTAGGTACAATTGATGACGAGGGTAGACAAAAAGCCTTGAAGGCAGGTGCCAATGTAGTAATGCCTAATGTAACTGATGGTAAATACCGGGAGCAGTATCAAATTTATCCGGATAAGATATGTGTTAATGAAGAAGCCGGAGATTGCCGCCAGTGTATTGGTAGTATTATTTCTTCACTTGGTCGTCATGTAAGTCAAAATAAAGGACATAGTTTGAGAAAATAA
- the hydF gene encoding [FeFe] hydrogenase H-cluster maturation GTPase HydF → MNSTAKGDRPHIAVFGRRNVGKSSLINKLTNQNLALVSSQPGTTTDPVYKAMELLPIGPVMMIDTAGIDDQGELGEMRIKKTKEILRKTDLALLVISASQGIGRFEEELIKDFKAKDIAYIIVINKIEMLKNKKEINLLKDKINKFTAEKNLIIIEASAEEKIGIKKIRDALAKKMPEDLSYDTIMGDLFDPGDVVVLVTPIDSAAPKGRLILPQVQTIRDILDNDGTALVTKKAEVSSEIDKLQKKPKIVVTDSQAFEKVSEAVAEDILMTGFSVLFARYKGDLNTFVQGAKAMEQLKAGDKVLVAEACTHRRQQDDIGTVKIPNWVHSKISSEIEFDHVSGREFPENLKDYDVILHCGSCMLNRKEVLSRLKEAENAGVPVINYGIGIAWLHGILDRALKPFPEALKLWQQDQEKIIGVV, encoded by the coding sequence ATGAATTCAACAGCAAAGGGAGATCGGCCTCATATTGCAGTTTTTGGCAGGCGTAATGTTGGTAAATCTTCATTAATAAATAAGCTGACAAATCAAAATCTAGCGCTAGTTTCCAGTCAACCAGGAACTACCACAGATCCTGTTTATAAGGCAATGGAACTTCTGCCTATTGGTCCAGTGATGATGATTGATACAGCTGGGATTGATGATCAAGGTGAACTGGGAGAAATGCGGATCAAAAAAACAAAAGAAATTCTCAGAAAAACTGATCTAGCGCTGCTTGTGATTTCTGCCAGCCAGGGAATAGGGCGATTTGAAGAGGAATTAATTAAAGATTTCAAAGCAAAAGATATAGCTTATATTATTGTTATTAATAAAATTGAAATGTTAAAAAATAAAAAAGAAATTAATTTATTAAAAGATAAAATTAATAAATTTACAGCAGAAAAAAATTTAATAATTATTGAAGCAAGTGCTGAAGAAAAAATTGGGATCAAAAAAATAAGAGATGCCCTTGCTAAAAAAATGCCAGAGGACTTAAGCTATGATACAATAATGGGTGATTTATTTGACCCAGGTGATGTAGTAGTCCTTGTAACTCCTATTGATTCTGCAGCTCCAAAAGGTAGGTTAATCTTACCGCAAGTTCAAACTATCAGAGATATTTTAGATAATGATGGAACAGCTTTAGTAACTAAAAAAGCAGAAGTTAGTTCTGAAATAGATAAACTTCAGAAAAAACCTAAAATTGTAGTTACAGATTCTCAGGCTTTTGAAAAAGTCTCGGAAGCTGTAGCTGAAGATATTTTAATGACCGGGTTTTCTGTACTTTTTGCCCGTTATAAAGGTGATCTTAATACTTTTGTGCAGGGAGCTAAAGCGATGGAGCAATTAAAAGCGGGTGATAAAGTTTTGGTGGCTGAAGCATGTACTCACCGCCGCCAGCAGGATGATATCGGGACAGTGAAAATCCCAAATTGGGTTCACAGTAAGATTAGTTCTGAAATAGAGTTTGATCATGTTTCAGGACGTGAGTTTCCAGAAAATCTTAAAGATTATGATGTAATATTACATTGCGGCAGTTGTATGTTGAATCGGAAAGAGGTATTATCCCGGCTGAAAGAAGCAGAAAATGCTGGTGTGCCGGTTATTAACTATGGAATTGGTATTGCCTGGCTGCATGGAATTTTAGATAGAGCCTTAAAACCATTTCCTGAGGCGTTAAAATTATGGCAGCAGGATCAAGAAAAAATTATAGGAGTGGTATAA
- the hydG gene encoding [FeFe] hydrogenase H-cluster radical SAM maturase HydG, producing MSEINYFKEEFGNNYRTEVCDYITDEKIEHILASAKEPSQQEVKRIIDKALKLDGITSIEAATLLQVEDEDLIDQFLEAARKVKEEIYGKRLVIFAPLYFANQCVNNCLYCGFRKDNHQIDRKKLSQTEIRREVEALEREGHKRLLVLTGEAPITDLDYVVESIKTAYDVKTENGGEIRRINAEIAPLSTEDFKKLKESEIGTYTCFQETYNRKQYAKLHPSGPKSNFEWRLSVMDRAQEAGIDDVGIGALFGLYDYKFDVIGMLLHAEYLDQKYGVGPHTVSVPRLNPATGTPLDEVPYPVSDADFRKLVAVLRLAVPYTGMILSTRESTEMRNELFEHGVSQISAGSRTTPGGYDKKDKNKKELAQFSLHDLRPIDEIISGIAKDGYIPSFCTACYRLGRTGKDFMDLAKPGKIQEFCRPNAMLTFKEYLKDYGTDKSREYGKECLANLMEDLKEDNPKLAENIADKLDAIAEGEHDLYL from the coding sequence ATGAGTGAAATAAATTATTTTAAAGAGGAATTTGGGAACAATTACAGAACTGAGGTTTGTGATTATATAACTGACGAAAAAATTGAACATATTTTAGCTTCTGCTAAAGAGCCAAGTCAGCAGGAGGTTAAAAGAATTATAGATAAGGCGCTGAAGTTAGATGGAATTACTTCTATAGAAGCAGCAACTTTGCTTCAGGTAGAGGATGAAGATTTAATTGACCAATTTTTAGAAGCAGCAAGAAAAGTAAAGGAAGAAATTTATGGTAAAAGACTGGTTATCTTTGCCCCTTTATATTTTGCTAATCAGTGTGTGAATAATTGTCTTTACTGTGGATTTCGCAAGGATAATCATCAGATTGACCGTAAAAAACTTAGTCAAACCGAAATTCGCAGGGAAGTTGAAGCTTTAGAACGTGAAGGCCATAAAAGATTATTAGTCTTAACTGGTGAAGCACCAATTACTGATTTAGATTATGTGGTAGAAAGTATTAAGACTGCTTATGATGTTAAAACAGAAAATGGTGGAGAAATTAGGAGAATTAACGCAGAAATTGCACCATTAAGTACAGAGGACTTTAAAAAGCTTAAAGAATCTGAAATAGGAACCTATACTTGTTTTCAGGAAACATATAACAGAAAACAATATGCAAAACTGCACCCTTCTGGTCCTAAGAGTAATTTCGAATGGAGATTATCAGTAATGGATAGAGCTCAAGAAGCAGGGATTGATGATGTTGGTATTGGGGCTTTATTTGGCCTTTATGATTATAAATTTGATGTGATTGGGATGCTGCTTCATGCAGAATATTTAGATCAAAAATATGGAGTTGGTCCTCACACAGTTTCGGTACCAAGACTTAATCCAGCTACAGGAACTCCTCTGGATGAAGTACCTTATCCGGTTTCAGATGCTGACTTTCGTAAATTAGTTGCTGTTTTAAGATTAGCAGTTCCTTATACCGGAATGATTTTATCAACCAGGGAGAGTACAGAGATGAGAAATGAATTATTTGAGCATGGAGTTTCTCAGATATCTGCTGGTTCCAGAACAACTCCCGGTGGTTATGATAAAAAAGATAAGAATAAAAAAGAGCTGGCTCAGTTTTCACTGCATGATCTGCGTCCGATTGATGAAATAATTTCTGGAATTGCTAAAGATGGTTATATTCCAAGTTTCTGTACGGCCTGCTATCGTCTTGGCAGGACTGGCAAAGATTTTATGGATTTGGCTAAGCCGGGTAAGATTCAGGAATTTTGTCGCCCCAATGCAATGCTTACTTTTAAAGAGTATTTGAAAGATTATGGAACAGATAAAAGTCGTGAATACGGTAAAGAATGTCTGGCTAATCTAATGGAAGATCTAAAAGAAGATAATCCCAAGTTGGCAGAAAATATAGCAGATAAACTTGATGCGATAGCAGAAGGAGAACATGACTTATATCTTTAA
- a CDS encoding TM1266 family iron-only hydrogenase system putative regulator codes for MKKRIGSVAIVVKKREKVSNQINKILSKNADCIIGRMGIPSAEHGLSMISLIVEGTPDEIGAITGQLGSLPGVNLKSALTSVEVE; via the coding sequence ATGAAAAAAAGAATTGGTTCAGTTGCTATTGTTGTCAAAAAAAGAGAAAAAGTGAGTAATCAAATCAATAAAATTTTAAGCAAAAATGCTGATTGTATTATTGGTCGAATGGGCATTCCATCGGCTGAACATGGATTATCAATGATATCTTTAATAGTAGAAGGAACTCCAGATGAGATTGGAGCAATTACAGGTCAACTTGGAAGTTTGCCGGGAGTAAATCTAAAATCAGCTTTAACCTCAGTCGAAGTCGAATAA
- a CDS encoding TAXI family TRAP transporter solute-binding subunit: protein MLKSKNTLFILSAVLVISLLLSGMVTAQGTTFLSIATGGTSGTYYPIGGALAKVLNENIDNMNASAQSTGASVTNTRLIYNQEVELAILQNDIANYAVNGERQFEGNQVNNMSGVASLYPEVIQIIVRSDAGINNIADLKGKSVAVGAPGSGAEANASQILDFFGLSYDDIEEDYLSFGEAASRLKDRQIDAAFLTAGIPTAAVMDVAATQDIKLLNFSDQDIESLNEAYPYLTGVTVPAGTYNGLDNDVQTVALQAILVAESSLSEDVVYNITKAIFENRDTLIAAHDRARDITLDGAMSGMTVELHPGAQKYYDEVK, encoded by the coding sequence ATGTTAAAAAGTAAAAACACTTTATTTATTCTAAGTGCTGTTCTTGTTATTAGTCTTTTACTCAGTGGAATGGTTACTGCACAGGGAACTACTTTCTTATCAATTGCAACCGGAGGTACATCAGGTACTTACTATCCAATTGGAGGTGCACTGGCTAAAGTCTTAAATGAGAATATAGATAATATGAACGCTTCTGCTCAATCAACAGGAGCTTCTGTGACTAATACTCGTTTAATTTATAATCAGGAGGTAGAGCTCGCAATTCTACAAAATGATATTGCTAACTATGCGGTTAATGGTGAAAGACAGTTTGAAGGCAACCAAGTTAACAATATGAGTGGTGTTGCTTCTTTATATCCAGAAGTAATTCAAATTATTGTTCGTAGTGATGCAGGTATCAATAACATTGCAGATCTTAAAGGTAAAAGTGTGGCTGTTGGAGCCCCTGGTAGTGGTGCTGAAGCAAATGCAAGTCAGATTTTAGACTTCTTTGGTTTATCTTATGATGATATCGAAGAAGATTATTTATCTTTTGGAGAAGCAGCCAGTCGTTTAAAGGATAGACAGATTGATGCAGCTTTCTTAACAGCTGGTATTCCTACAGCTGCTGTAATGGATGTAGCAGCAACTCAGGATATTAAATTATTAAACTTCAGTGATCAAGATATTGAATCTTTAAATGAAGCATATCCTTATTTAACCGGAGTTACTGTTCCAGCTGGAACTTATAATGGTTTAGATAATGATGTTCAGACAGTAGCTTTACAGGCTATTTTAGTTGCTGAATCAAGCTTAAGTGAAGATGTAGTTTATAATATTACAAAAGCAATTTTTGAAAACAGAGATACTTTAATTGCTGCTCATGACAGAGCTAGAGACATCACTTTAGATGGTGCTATGTCTGGTATGACAGTTGAATTACATCCCGGTGCTCAAAAATATTATGATGAAGTAAAGTAA
- a CDS encoding DUF1850 domain-containing protein produces the protein MTKNKNFKFFLLLFLFIILIFSLLVFKVNVLQIINYQSDKIIWEQTVEDGDDFSIKYLHSVAKTPVIEFFEIKDGKILLTGTEYQSYGAGLPTSAEQGDYIVADDKFIIKNIDQKLPEIMLRVSDYAQHEFIYNEKNYKLYENVKTETLLQIKTEKFSYLRFILRRY, from the coding sequence ATGACAAAAAATAAAAACTTTAAATTTTTTTTGCTTTTATTCTTGTTTATAATTCTAATATTTTCACTCCTTGTTTTTAAAGTTAATGTACTACAAATTATTAATTACCAATCAGATAAAATTATCTGGGAACAGACTGTTGAAGATGGAGATGATTTTAGTATTAAATATTTACATTCTGTTGCTAAAACACCGGTAATTGAATTCTTTGAAATCAAAGATGGAAAAATATTATTAACAGGAACAGAATATCAGTCTTATGGAGCAGGGCTTCCCACTTCAGCTGAGCAGGGGGATTATATAGTAGCTGATGATAAGTTTATAATTAAAAATATAGATCAAAAGTTACCTGAAATAATGCTCAGAGTTAGTGATTATGCTCAACACGAATTTATTTATAATGAAAAAAATTATAAATTATACGAAAATGTTAAAACTGAAACTTTACTGCAGATCAAGACTGAAAAATTTAGCTATTTACGATTTATCTTAAGGAGGTATTAA